A genomic window from Algoriphagus sp. Y33 includes:
- a CDS encoding RagB/SusD family nutrient uptake outer membrane protein, whose translation MKKILIYLLMLNALVGCSDDILDVQPQDRVSEDAVWGDENLIRAYHTSLYNGILHGFKIHMLSKATDEAYCAINWDIGIIPTGTLRADNVGGVADTHWTGGGGLYYWNTGYQYIRRINIFLDKMADPEIQVAEKEKLVAEAHFLRAYIHFLLMERFGDVPIVTQSYELGADHTFVRSTLEECVAFIESELTSAIPDLETRYAASDANFGRATRHAAQALLSRVLLYAASPLFNESGDQGKWQKAADAAEALLDAGYELHPDYTSLFNQPTGTANNELIFVRPFSSSPGSFHSAPMDNLNRRYGAYGGWWASNGPSQNLVDDYDMINGEPAFIYPNGEKTINPASGYNPQDPYANRDPRFDATVIHDGSTYHGDTFEMWVAPDGESWGFDSYRQSGDNPRSNYVLKKFMPDESVPLSWQQPYTNPWIIFRLGEIYLNYAEAKFELGDEATCREYLSKVRARVNMPPIPDSVTGEELRRRLYNERRIELAFEEHRYWDVRRWRIAESVENEPIYGMDIIRNPTTGDKTYSRIQLLARQFEEKMYLLPIDQNEVLRNEGIEQNPGY comes from the coding sequence ATGAAAAAGATATTAATTTACTTACTCATGCTGAATGCGCTTGTTGGATGTTCTGATGATATTCTGGATGTGCAACCGCAGGATAGAGTGTCTGAAGATGCTGTCTGGGGGGATGAAAATCTAATAAGAGCATATCACACGTCCCTTTATAATGGAATTCTTCATGGATTTAAGATTCATATGCTTTCCAAGGCTACAGATGAAGCCTATTGTGCGATCAACTGGGACATTGGAATTATCCCTACCGGCACTCTAAGAGCTGATAATGTGGGTGGCGTGGCAGATACCCATTGGACCGGTGGAGGAGGATTGTATTATTGGAATACCGGATATCAATACATCAGGAGGATCAATATATTTCTGGATAAAATGGCCGATCCGGAAATTCAGGTGGCAGAGAAGGAAAAACTGGTGGCAGAAGCACACTTCTTACGTGCATACATCCACTTTTTACTTATGGAAAGATTCGGGGATGTACCCATCGTGACCCAAAGTTATGAGCTTGGTGCTGATCATACCTTCGTCAGAAGCACACTAGAAGAGTGTGTAGCCTTTATTGAAAGTGAACTCACTAGCGCAATTCCTGACTTAGAGACACGTTATGCTGCTTCAGATGCCAATTTTGGGAGAGCTACCCGGCATGCTGCGCAAGCTTTGCTTTCCCGTGTGCTGTTGTATGCTGCTTCCCCACTTTTCAATGAGTCGGGTGATCAGGGTAAATGGCAAAAGGCGGCTGATGCAGCAGAGGCATTGCTCGACGCCGGCTATGAGCTGCACCCTGATTATACCAGTCTTTTCAATCAACCTACAGGAACAGCAAACAATGAGTTGATATTTGTAAGGCCATTTTCTTCTAGCCCGGGCAGTTTTCATTCTGCGCCCATGGATAATCTTAACAGACGTTACGGCGCCTATGGCGGTTGGTGGGCGAGCAATGGACCATCCCAAAATCTGGTCGACGATTATGATATGATCAACGGTGAGCCGGCTTTTATCTATCCTAACGGCGAGAAGACGATTAATCCTGCCTCTGGATACAATCCTCAAGATCCTTATGCAAATAGAGATCCTCGTTTTGATGCGACTGTTATCCATGACGGTTCTACTTATCATGGAGATACTTTTGAAATGTGGGTAGCTCCGGATGGAGAGTCATGGGGCTTTGACTCCTATAGACAAAGTGGTGATAATCCAAGATCAAATTATGTTCTTAAAAAGTTTATGCCGGATGAAAGTGTTCCTTTAAGCTGGCAACAGCCATACACCAATCCATGGATTATATTCCGTTTGGGTGAAATTTACCTGAACTACGCTGAAGCAAAATTTGAATTGGGAGATGAAGCTACCTGTAGGGAATATCTTTCTAAAGTAAGAGCAAGGGTAAATATGCCTCCGATTCCTGATTCGGTCACCGGCGAGGAGTTAAGAAGAAGATTATATAATGAACGCAGAATTGAGCTGGCGTTTGAGGAGCATCGCTATTGGGATGTAAGGCGATGGAGAATAGCTGAATCGGTTGAGAATGAACCAATATATGGTATGGATATTATCAGAAATCCGACAACAGGGGATAAAACCTATTCTCGCATTCAGCTTCTTGCACGACAATTTGAAGAGAAGATGTATTTATTGCCCATCGACCAAAATGAAGTTTTGAGAAATGAGGGAATAGAACAAAACCCTGGGTATTAA
- a CDS encoding glycoside hydrolase N-terminal domain-containing protein, producing MNKFFTILFISLTSIGYAQNDLKLWYKQPAGEVWTDALPIGNGRLGAMVYGNVDQEIIRLNEHTVWSGGPNRNDNPDALDALPEIRKLIFEGKQKEAELLAAKTIQSKKSHGQKFQPVGNLLIDFSGHTDFTDYRRELDIEQAISKVSYVVDGVTYTREAIASLADQVIAVRLTASEPGKISFSSSLTTPQPNATISNNGDKNLILTGTTTDHEGVTGQVKFTALAQIKTKGGAIAAEGNALVVSGADEATIYISIATNFNNYKDLSGDDAARAEAFLEQGSAHSFPELLKTHLTEYQNYFNRVSLDLGNSEADQLPTDVRLKNFRTGNDPQLVTLYYQYGRYLLISSSQPGGQPANLQGIWNHEMSPPWDSKYTININAQMNYWPAEKANLAELHEPFLKMVGEMAEAGEETAKVMYGARGWMAHHNTDIWRITGPVDAIFWGIWSGGGAWTSQHLWEHFLYSGDMDYLESIYPVLKGAATFYVDFLVEHPNNKWLVVNPGTSPENAPQAHGGSSLDAGTTMDNQLVFDAFSTVIHAAKLLDIKDAFTDTLRMMRDRLPPMHIGKHGQLQEWLEDIDDPNDHHRHISHLYGLFPSNQISPYRTPELAFASENTLIQRGDVSTGWSMGWKVNWWARMLDGNHAYKLIQNQLSPVGTNQGGGGSYNNLFDAHPPFQIDGNFGCTSGITEMLVQSANGEIHLLPALPDVWAGGSITGIRARGGFEIVELKWKDGEIEKVVIKSTIGGNLRLRAPNGLRAADGETPQVAKGENPNQFYFIPETSEPIVSDEAAIQLPELRETVLYDLSTSAGELITLQGN from the coding sequence ATGAACAAGTTTTTTACAATTCTATTTATATCCCTGACTAGTATAGGATATGCACAAAATGATCTGAAGCTGTGGTATAAGCAACCTGCCGGGGAAGTCTGGACAGATGCGTTGCCCATAGGAAATGGAAGACTTGGTGCGATGGTCTATGGAAACGTGGATCAGGAGATCATCCGGCTAAATGAGCATACCGTGTGGTCAGGGGGGCCAAACAGAAATGACAATCCTGATGCATTGGATGCTTTGCCGGAAATCCGAAAACTCATTTTTGAAGGCAAGCAAAAAGAAGCTGAGTTACTCGCTGCCAAAACCATACAAAGCAAGAAATCCCACGGGCAAAAGTTTCAGCCTGTAGGAAATCTGCTCATTGACTTTTCAGGTCATACTGACTTCACGGATTATCGAAGGGAACTTGATATAGAGCAGGCTATTTCCAAAGTGAGCTATGTAGTAGATGGGGTCACCTACACCAGAGAGGCGATTGCTTCTCTTGCTGATCAGGTCATTGCTGTTCGACTGACAGCAAGTGAGCCGGGAAAAATTTCGTTCAGTTCCTCCCTGACCACTCCACAGCCCAATGCCACAATCAGCAATAACGGAGACAAGAATCTGATACTGACCGGAACCACTACAGACCATGAAGGAGTGACCGGACAGGTCAAATTCACAGCATTGGCCCAGATCAAGACCAAAGGAGGAGCAATAGCTGCTGAAGGCAATGCACTGGTGGTAAGCGGTGCCGATGAAGCAACTATTTATATTTCTATTGCCACCAATTTCAACAATTACAAGGACCTGAGTGGAGACGATGCTGCCCGTGCAGAAGCCTTTTTGGAACAAGGATCTGCCCATTCATTTCCTGAGCTGTTGAAGACCCATTTGACAGAATACCAAAACTATTTCAATAGGGTAAGTTTAGATTTGGGAAACTCGGAAGCTGACCAACTTCCTACGGATGTCCGGTTAAAGAATTTCAGAACCGGCAATGATCCTCAGCTGGTTACCCTTTACTACCAGTATGGACGATACTTATTGATATCTTCATCTCAGCCTGGAGGACAGCCTGCCAATCTACAGGGAATCTGGAATCATGAAATGTCTCCTCCATGGGACAGCAAGTATACCATCAACATCAATGCGCAGATGAATTATTGGCCTGCGGAAAAAGCGAATCTGGCAGAACTCCATGAGCCATTTTTGAAGATGGTTGGCGAAATGGCGGAGGCGGGAGAAGAAACTGCCAAAGTCATGTATGGTGCCCGCGGCTGGATGGCTCACCACAATACGGATATATGGAGAATCACCGGACCTGTGGATGCGATATTCTGGGGAATTTGGAGTGGAGGAGGAGCCTGGACCAGCCAGCATCTCTGGGAACATTTTCTCTATTCCGGAGACATGGATTACCTAGAGTCAATCTACCCGGTATTAAAGGGAGCGGCGACCTTCTATGTGGATTTCCTTGTAGAGCATCCGAACAATAAGTGGTTGGTGGTGAACCCCGGAACATCACCTGAAAATGCACCCCAAGCCCATGGCGGATCTTCTTTGGACGCAGGGACTACCATGGACAATCAATTGGTATTCGATGCGTTCAGCACGGTGATCCATGCGGCAAAATTACTGGATATAAAAGACGCATTTACGGATACACTGCGAATGATGCGTGATCGCTTACCTCCGATGCATATCGGAAAACACGGACAGCTTCAGGAGTGGTTGGAAGATATTGATGATCCGAATGATCACCATCGCCACATTTCACACTTGTATGGTTTGTTTCCTTCCAATCAGATTTCTCCGTACAGAACTCCTGAATTGGCATTTGCGTCAGAAAACACATTAATCCAGCGCGGTGATGTGTCCACGGGATGGAGCATGGGCTGGAAGGTCAATTGGTGGGCAAGGATGCTGGACGGAAACCATGCCTACAAATTGATTCAGAACCAACTGTCTCCGGTGGGAACAAATCAGGGCGGAGGGGGATCTTACAATAACCTCTTTGATGCGCATCCACCGTTCCAGATTGATGGAAATTTCGGCTGTACTTCCGGAATCACCGAAATGCTGGTACAGAGTGCCAATGGAGAAATCCATCTGCTTCCGGCTTTACCGGATGTTTGGGCAGGGGGAAGTATTACAGGAATCCGTGCCAGAGGTGGTTTTGAGATAGTAGAGCTCAAATGGAAAGATGGGGAAATTGAGAAAGTAGTGATTAAATCAACTATTGGTGGAAATCTTAGACTGCGTGCACCGAATGGACTGAGAGCTGCCGACGGTGAGACACCTCAAGTCGCAAAAGGTGAAAATCCAAACCAGTTCTACTTTATTCCCGAGACTTCCGAACCTATCGTATCCGATGAGGCGGCAATACAACTTCCAGAGCTCAGAGAAACGGTTTTGTATGATCTTTCTACCTCAGCAGGAGAACTTATCACGTTACAGGGAAACTAG
- a CDS encoding TonB-dependent receptor, producing MKENLTITWYRCILMHLYHVRNCLVLFLILLGGTQSFAQTQITGVVKEEGGDILPGVNIVEKGTSNGVVSDIDGSYSITVGESAVLIFSFIGYTPHEVEVGNQSVLNIELAPDMTQLGEVIVVGYGEQRKETLTGSVANIQGEELARSPNANVSNSLAGRLPGLTISQRSGEPGRDDPNILIRGNGTFGDNSPLIIIDGVPRSQLGRLNPEDIESISVLKDASAAIYGARAANGVILVTTKAGKKGKPVFNFTMNQSFLQPTKILDMLDAAEFAQVYNEGAWYRAGRPETDWTAPFSQDAIQKYADGSDPVRYPNTNWVDEAVKPFSTQQRINLSARGGSDDVNYFLSFGTMSQNGNLVNDPTEYRQYNMRVNVNVNLTDNLTIGANLSAMLNDQNFGSVATDEESWVNFKNIYQANPTLVAQYPNGLYGPGRLGENPLLMDQRGYFTRESSPIFTSFTASYKIPFVEGLKVDASFNYDINNQVQRRWRTPYTFHEFNTVTEEYDLRQGTGVTAPELSQTNTKWTTKLYNIRLNYSKTIGKHYLAGLLGTEQQENNENWVYAFRRNFVSSAIDQIDAGSSDTNDMNTGGSTRIGGYNNYFGRLNYDFDGKYLLEFLFRYDGSQKFPKESRYGFFPGVSAGWRLSEEPFMANLDFVNQLKIRGSYGKIGNDFVDAYQHLQAFTFGNNYYFGGNVSPGVTPGVLPNPNITWETSEKIDLGLEGVFWQGGLGFEFIVFNEQRSDILATRNVSVSNVYGYPGLPDENIGRVRNKGFELLLNHKRSLGELDYRIAGNVAFARSEIQFMDEVPNAVADRNLTGHPVGAALYYQADGIFNTQEELDSYPHISNAQVGDVKIIDRNNDGEINGDDQFRFDYTATPEYVFGLNFDFTYRNFDLNVFFQGQTNVYNYDDSYPDLGNSAFDNATVERATDRWTVDNPDGTKPRADAIQPGANTMWLFDATFVRLKNVELGYSLPNNFISRIGLTDARFYVSGFNVLTWSKEIKWADPEASGGFLYYPQLRTMNIGLNVKF from the coding sequence ATGAAAGAAAATCTTACCATTACATGGTATAGATGCATTTTGATGCATCTATACCATGTCAGAAATTGTTTAGTGTTATTCCTGATTTTATTGGGAGGAACACAAAGTTTTGCACAGACCCAGATTACCGGCGTTGTCAAGGAAGAAGGCGGTGATATATTACCGGGAGTAAATATCGTTGAAAAGGGCACTTCCAATGGTGTGGTCTCGGATATTGATGGAAGTTATTCCATTACTGTAGGCGAGTCCGCCGTTTTAATATTTAGTTTTATTGGCTATACTCCCCACGAGGTAGAAGTAGGAAATCAATCTGTTCTCAACATTGAATTGGCTCCTGATATGACTCAATTGGGAGAAGTGATAGTGGTAGGCTATGGGGAGCAAAGAAAGGAGACATTGACCGGCTCTGTTGCCAATATACAAGGTGAGGAACTGGCAAGAAGTCCCAATGCCAATGTATCAAATTCACTGGCGGGCAGGTTGCCTGGACTTACAATCAGCCAGAGATCAGGAGAACCTGGAAGAGACGATCCCAACATATTGATACGGGGCAACGGGACTTTTGGTGATAATAGCCCACTGATTATTATTGACGGAGTGCCAAGGAGTCAATTGGGACGCCTAAACCCGGAAGATATTGAAAGTATATCTGTTTTGAAGGACGCCTCGGCAGCCATTTACGGAGCACGCGCTGCCAACGGTGTGATTTTGGTGACTACCAAAGCCGGTAAAAAAGGAAAGCCTGTCTTTAACTTCACGATGAATCAATCATTTCTGCAGCCAACGAAAATCCTGGATATGCTTGATGCAGCAGAATTTGCGCAGGTGTATAATGAGGGGGCATGGTATAGGGCAGGAAGACCCGAAACAGACTGGACAGCACCTTTCAGTCAAGATGCCATCCAAAAATATGCAGATGGATCAGATCCTGTAAGGTATCCGAATACCAATTGGGTGGATGAAGCTGTAAAACCCTTTTCAACCCAACAAAGGATTAATTTGTCCGCAAGGGGAGGCTCGGATGATGTCAATTATTTCCTCTCTTTTGGGACAATGAGCCAAAATGGAAATCTGGTAAATGATCCAACTGAGTATAGGCAGTATAATATGAGGGTCAATGTAAATGTAAACCTGACCGACAATCTTACAATAGGAGCAAATCTCTCTGCGATGCTGAATGACCAGAACTTTGGTTCTGTCGCTACCGATGAAGAAAGTTGGGTGAACTTCAAAAATATTTACCAAGCAAACCCAACTTTGGTAGCTCAGTATCCAAACGGCTTATACGGTCCGGGTAGATTGGGTGAGAATCCTCTTCTGATGGATCAGAGAGGTTATTTTACCAGAGAGAGCTCACCTATTTTCACATCCTTTACAGCTTCATACAAAATCCCGTTTGTGGAAGGGCTAAAGGTAGATGCCAGTTTTAATTATGATATAAACAATCAGGTGCAAAGAAGGTGGAGAACACCTTATACATTCCATGAATTCAATACTGTGACGGAAGAGTACGACCTGCGTCAGGGTACGGGGGTGACAGCTCCCGAATTGTCCCAAACCAATACCAAGTGGACAACCAAGCTGTATAATATCCGGTTGAATTATTCAAAAACCATCGGGAAACATTACCTGGCAGGTTTGCTGGGCACTGAACAACAGGAGAACAATGAGAATTGGGTGTACGCCTTCCGAAGAAATTTTGTCAGCTCGGCAATCGACCAAATAGATGCCGGCAGTAGTGATACCAATGACATGAACACCGGAGGGTCCACGCGAATCGGTGGATATAACAACTATTTTGGACGTCTTAATTACGATTTTGACGGAAAGTATTTGTTGGAATTTTTGTTTCGCTACGATGGATCCCAGAAGTTTCCGAAAGAAAGCCGGTATGGCTTTTTCCCGGGCGTTTCTGCAGGCTGGAGGTTATCAGAGGAGCCATTTATGGCTAATTTGGATTTTGTCAACCAGTTGAAAATTAGAGGGTCTTACGGTAAAATAGGGAATGATTTTGTCGATGCCTATCAGCATCTTCAGGCCTTCACTTTTGGCAACAACTATTACTTTGGAGGGAATGTGTCTCCGGGTGTGACTCCTGGCGTATTGCCTAATCCAAACATTACCTGGGAAACTAGCGAAAAAATTGACTTAGGTCTGGAGGGTGTATTCTGGCAGGGTGGTTTGGGCTTTGAATTTATTGTTTTCAACGAACAGCGATCCGATATACTCGCCACAAGAAACGTGTCGGTAAGCAATGTATATGGCTACCCCGGATTACCTGATGAAAATATTGGAAGGGTAAGGAACAAAGGATTTGAGCTGTTACTCAATCATAAAAGATCGCTGGGTGAACTTGATTACAGAATTGCTGGAAATGTAGCTTTTGCCAGAAGTGAAATCCAGTTTATGGACGAGGTGCCCAATGCTGTAGCTGATAGGAACCTAACAGGTCATCCCGTTGGAGCCGCCTTATATTACCAAGCTGATGGGATATTCAATACCCAGGAAGAATTGGATAGCTACCCCCATATTTCCAATGCTCAGGTGGGTGACGTGAAAATAATAGACAGGAATAATGATGGCGAAATCAATGGCGATGATCAGTTCAGGTTCGATTACACCGCTACTCCTGAGTATGTATTTGGCTTAAACTTCGATTTTACTTATAGGAATTTTGACCTGAACGTGTTCTTCCAAGGGCAGACCAATGTGTACAATTATGATGACAGTTATCCTGACTTGGGCAATTCCGCATTTGATAATGCCACAGTAGAACGCGCCACTGACCGATGGACTGTAGACAATCCTGACGGTACCAAGCCAAGAGCCGATGCAATCCAACCGGGGGCAAACACCATGTGGTTGTTTGATGCTACTTTCGTCCGATTGAAAAATGTGGAATTGGGCTATTCCCTTCCTAATAACTTCATCTCTAGAATCGGCTTAACTGATGCCCGATTTTATGTAAGTGGATTCAATGTGCTTACCTGGTCCAAAGAGATCAAATGGGCAGATCCTGAAGCCAGTGGAGGGTTCCTGTACTACCCACAGCTACGAACGATGAATATTGGTCTGAATGTTAAATTTTAA